A segment of the Nomascus leucogenys isolate Asia chromosome 1a, Asia_NLE_v1, whole genome shotgun sequence genome:
ATTAGCAACCTAGCTTGCTTCTCCCACTTAGCAACCAGAATGCTATTAATCAGGCTTATACTCACCCCATCCCAGTAGAAGAATCCTGGGAGAATCTAACCATCCAAAGAGAACAGGTCTAAAGGTGGCAGGCGGCaagactttcttcaaagaaatggCCCAGTCACTTCAATGAACCTGATAGTCTTCAATGCTACCCACGggtttttaaataactttaaataggAGCAGACAACCAATGATCACTGAACAAATGAGGAAAGTTTCTAACATGAAAATGCTCTGTGATTTCCATAAACTACAGCAAAGGCCATTTTTGAACTTCTTttactgccgggcgcggtggctcatcaacatggagaaaccccgtctctaccaaaaatacaaaagtagccgggcctggtggcgcatgcctgtaatcccagctactggagaaggctgaggcaggagaatcacttgaacctgggaggcggaggttgcggtgagcagagattgcgcccttgcacctgggcaacaagagtgaaactccgtctcaaaaaaaaaaaaaaaaatggagaacatacatacaaacaaaagaaactggGAAGAAACCAAGACTAAACGGaataaaaactttttcttaatGTTACTATTATCCTGAGAGagataaaagaagatatttaatccaagaaaataattttatgtttttaaaaagaacaattagAACAGCctgtggaaattaaaaatatgatattaaaatttaaaactccaaaGAGTTGGAAAATTAAGATGAGAAAAATCTCCTGGAAAGtagaacaaaaagacagaaatagaaaataagaaagggttaccaaaaaaatatttaaaaattaggcaggccaggtgcggtggctcacacctgtaatcccagcactttgggaggccgaggtgggcggatcacctgaggtcgggagtttgagatcagcctgaccaacatggagaaaggagaaaccccatctctactaaaaatacaaaattagccagacaaggtggcacatgcctgtaatcccagctacttgggaggctgaggcagaaggatagcttgaacccggcaagcggaggttgtggtgagctgagatcatgccattgcactccagcttgggcaacaacagcaaaacttcctctcagaaaaaaaaaaattaaaaaaaaaaaataggcatagtggcacacgcctataatcctagctacttgggaggctggcatgtgaggatcccttgagccaaggaggtggaggctgcagtgagctatgatctcaccactgcactccagcctggttgacagagaaagaccctgtctctaaaaataaatttaaaaattttttttaaaaagaaaagaaggccaggcgcggtggcacatgcctgtaaccccagcactttgggaagctgaggcaggcagatcacttaagaccaggtgtttgagaccagcctggccaacatggtgaaaccccctctcaactaaaaatacacaaattagccaggcgtggtggcaggcatctgtaatcccagctactcgggaagctgagccaggagaatggcttgaacctgggagacggaggttgcagtaagccaagatagtgccactgcactccagcctaggctactgagcaagactccatctcaaaacaaaaacaaaaacaaaaataaaacttagccaggcatggtggtggaggcctgtagtctcagctacttgggaggctgaggcaggagaatctcttgaacccgggaggtggaggttgcagtgagccaagattgtgcaactacactctagcatgggcaacagagtgagactctgtctccaaaaaaaaaaaaaaaaaaatacattagagGAGACTCCATAAAATGTGATATCCAGACCTTAGGAGTAGTCACATGACAGAATAGAGAAAATACGTCATCAAACAATTCAAGAACATTGTTTAGAATTCAAGGGCATGGTTTCCGAATTAAAAGACACATGGGAGGGTCCAGTACAATGCAAATTTGGGCTCAACGATGCCAATTATCATGAAGTTTCAGAAGACTAGAATAAGaaaattttgaatatgtttttagAGAGGAAAGAATAGATCAAAACCAAGAAGCAGGCATCAGACTACTGGCTGCTAAGACGACAGAGCAACAGAGCAATGCCTCCAAGACTCTGAGGAAAAATTATGTCCAACCAATCAAGTGTGAgggtaaaaacaaagaaattttcaGACATCCAATGTCTTGAAATTTCTACTCTCCTCATACTTTTTATCTGGAAGCTATTGGAACATGTGTTCCACCAAATGAGCCAAAAATGAGAAGATGTGAAATCCGGAAAAAGAATACCCAACTCGAAAGGATGGGGAAGGGAAACCCCAGAATGGTGGTGAAACGCGATCAGATAAGAAGGCTCCAGAAGAGATATCACCAAGGAGATGAAATTGAATACATTCAGAGGAGATTTTCCACATACTATAATGGAATTTCACTCTATGATTTCCATAAACTACAGCAAAGGCCATTTTTGAACTTCTTTTACTGCAGACGTTAACAGTAGGAATTGAAATAtgttttgaataaatgaaagaatggaatacCTGAATTTGTACAGTACAGTATACATTTTGATAAGggctttaggccaggcacggtggctcacgcctgtaatcccacactttgggaggccgaggcaggtggctcgcttgaggttaggagttccagaccagcctggccaacatagtgaaaccccgtctctactaaaaatacaaaaattagccaggcctggtggcaggtgcccacaatcccagctctttgggggttgaggcaggagaatcgcttgaacccaggaggcagaggttgcagtgagctgagatcgcaccactgcactccagcctgggcaacagagtgagactccgtctcaaaagaaaaaaaaaggactttaagGTAGATATAGAGGCTTCAGTATCCTGATGACTCTCATTCATTCTATATGAACGATACTGGACGACACTGATTCACTCATCTACTTGAAGACCAAGAGCAGAATCATATTATGCTTTGAGAGGGGCACAGGGTGGCCTATTGTTAGGCAAATAGACAgcagtgagactgtctaaaaccaaattccatttcatcatttagTATCTGTGTAACTTGgtcaagtgacttaacctctctaacCTTTGATTCCCTCACTTGAAAATAGGGTTATTAATTCACAAGGTTACTGTGAGGATGGAACTAATGCATGGGATTCCATATTATCGTTTCCTCGAGCTTTGGAATTCTAATTATAAATTCTAAAGTCTGAGATTACGGAAAAGCAGATGTGAGAAAGGAATTAAAAGCACCAACTGGAAGCCAGGATGTCTCCTAGGAGGGACTTGCTATTACCTAGCTGCGCAGCAACGGGCAATCGCTTGTCTACAAGTCTCACTTTCCGCATCTGCACAGTCTCCATCTGCCCTGCCCTTGTACTCACTGGGCCAGGGAAGCTGGGGAGGCCTAAGCGGACTGGGAAGTTAGGCTTTCCCTCCACTTCATCAGTTGGCTGCCCCTGCGGAAACCGGCCCGGCACACCTCGCTCCTAAAGCCAGctgcggtggtggtggtggtgggggcttTTTTTGGCCACGAGAGGGCAGCATTTCCCCGGGCCAACCATACACGTACCCCTAGCAACCGCAAACCCAGCTACAACAGAACAAAAGACCGAAGTCCTTGAGCTTCTCTTCCATCTTAGGGCTCACACTGCCCCGGTTAGGTTTCATTAGAGCAGCAGCTTTTCAAGACTCGTCGGGCAGGGAGGGCGGAGCGAGGGAGCTCTCGCGAGATCGCCGCCGGAAGTGGGTGGTGGCGGGGACACAACGGCTCCCTCTCCGGAAGGCGAGCTTATCTTCCGAGCCGTTGCCACTGACAGCCGCAGGCGCTCCCATCTGAGGAAGAGCCAGCCCCGCCGCGGCCTCTCCAGCCCCGGGTTCGCGCTCTCGACTCTCCTGCCTGCCCAGCTGCGCGGCGGAGCGGAGCGAGGCGCGGCCTGCGAGTCGCCGGCAGCCCCCGACCCCTACCTCGGCGCTGCGTGTAGGCCGCGCCCTCAGGCCCAGTCCGCGGCGGCCCCGGCGGGTGATGCCAAATACAGCCATGAAGAAAAAGGTGCTGCTGATGGGGAAGAGCGGGTCGGGGAAGACCAGCATGAGGTCGATTATCTTCGCCAATTACATTGCTCGCGACACCCGGCGCCTGGGGGCCACCATTGACGTGGAGCACTCCCACGTCCGATTCCTGGGGAACCTGGTGCTGAACCTGTGGGACTGTGGCGGTCAGGACACCTTCATGGAAAATTACTTCACCAGCCAGCGAGACAATATCTTCCGTAACGTGGAAGTTTTGATTTACGTGTTTGACGTGGAGAGCCGCGAACTGGAAAAGGACATGCATTATTACCAGTCGTGTCTGGAGGCCATCCTCCAGAACTCTCCTGACGCCAAAATCTTCTGCCTGGTGCACAAAATGGATCTGGTTCAGGAGGATCAGCGTGACCTGATTTTTAAAGAACGAGAGGAAGACCTGAGACGTCTGTCTCGCCCGCTGGAGTGTGCTTGTTTTCGAACGTCCATCTGGGATGAGACGCTCTACAAAGCCTGGTCCAGCATCGTCTACCAGCTGATTCCCAACGTTCAGCAGCTGGAGATGAACCTCAGGAATTTTGCCCAAATCATTGAGGCCGATGAAGTTCTGCTGTTCGAAAGAGCTACGTTCTTGGTTATTTCCCACTACCAGTGCAAAGAGCAGCGCGACGTCCACCGGTTTGAGAAGATCAGCAACATCATCAAACAGTTCAAGCTGAGCTGCAGTAAATTGGCCGCTTCCTTCCAGAGCATGGAAGTTAGGAATTCCAACTTCGCTGCTTTCATCGACATCTTCACCTCAAACACGTACGTGATGGTGGTCATGTCAGATCCGTCGATCCCTTCTGCGGCCACTCTGATCAACATTCGCAATGCCCGgaaacactttgagaagctggaGAGAGTGGATGGCCCCAAGCACAGTCTCCTTATGCGTTGAATATTGCCAAATGCTCTTTCTGAAAATGCTGAATTGCCTTTTTTGTTTgcatcctttatttttaatattcataatGTCGTGTGCTTAAAAGTGGGCTTTGAAGTGTGTGCTGCTTActcctttcatctttctccccGCTTCCCCAGTCTTTAAACATTGGACGCTATTTACTCAGCTACCCAGTAGAACTTGAAGCTGGCCTTTCTGAGAAGTTGGTATGGTGTAACACTAAAGTAGGTGGTTCGTGTGTGGTCTCATTACCTGGTTATAATAGATATGCACATCAAAGCCTTTACCAGTATCTTCCTGTATTCCGTATCAGATTGCAAAGATGGAATGTTactattttatcagcaaggtattaaaatgcatttataaattCTTCTTGGCCTCATTCATGAATAAACATGTTAGCAATTTAAAGCATGGCCTTATTTGAAATAACTTGAAAGCGCTTAATACGTAAATCTAAAGATTCTGACTGCCCACAAGTATTGCTTGACTGGCAAATTTTATTCTGTGAATTTAGCCCCCAGCACTTTAGTGACGTTTGGTAACAGCTGTAGAAGTGCTTATGCTATGGTCTCTAACTAGACCACCTGAGGTAGTATTCTAGTCCCttcacttactagctctgtgaaaTACTTAGCTAATACTTAATTAGCCAATTAAGTATTATTTGGGCAAATACTTAATTTCATTACACttgtttcctcattggtaaaatgtgGGTCAGAATATTACTttatagccaggcgtggtggctcacacctgtaattccagcactttgggaggctgaagtgggaggatcacctgagaccaggaattcgagaccagcctgggcaatatagtgagaccttgtctctacaaaaaaaaatttgtttttcattagctaggcatagtggtgcgtgcctacagtcctagctacttgggaggctgaggaaagaggattgcttgagtccaggaggtggaggctgcagtgaggcctaattgtgtcactgccctccagcttgggtgacaaagcaggaccctatctcaaaaacaacaacaagaaaccaCTTGATAGGATGTTTAAAAGGATTAAATTCAACATGGTAAGTATTTAGGAACGGTGCCTAGGGCATAGCATATTCTATTAACTACCATTACCACCTACTGAGCCATTCTTCCCCAAATTACTGGATATGAAACCTATTTGAATATTTGATCCCTTACTAAATGTCAGGTGTTCTTAAGCACTTGCCAATTTATCTTACTGAATCCTCACAACCTATGTAGTAGGTTACTTTGATCGCTATTTTAACAGATGAGCACACTATGACCTTATTAAGGTCATACAGCTAAACCCAGGCAATCTGACTACTGACTCTCCTGATCATTACACCCCATTACTTCCATTGAAAAAACCGTAAGAGTCATagctttttacttatttttggtttttttgtttgtttgggatggagtcttgctgtgttgcccaggcttgagtgcaattgcgcaatctcactgcaacctctgcctcccaggttcaagccattctcctgcctcagcctcccaagtagttgggactacaggcatgcgccactacgcccagctcatttttggtattttttagtagagacggggtttcaccatgttggccaggctggtcttgaactcctgacctcaagtgatctgcccatctcagcctcccagagtgctgagattacagtcataagccacgCACCCGGcaattttttctgttcttataaCTTGCACAGATCAGCACTGTGGGTCCTAGCTTTTTAAATGTAGATTATTCCTTCACATAATTCCAAATTTACATACTGAGTAAGCTGAAGCCCAGGAAGCTAAGTGACCTCCCTCAAGGAATAGGGTTTCACTCATTTTGGGCAAGATCACTTTcccatttgtatttctctagaAATTGGATAATACTGAACCAGATTCTTAGAATGACCTACTTTTAAGGAAGGATTCTGAGGTTCCTAATTTGGATTGGCAATGTGGTGTGGTAAAATGGGCAAACAGATGTAAAATGTCCCATTCCAGTTCCAGCATATAGCTACCTTAAGGATTGtttgaaaagaaattaagtaTTTTAGAGCCAAGAGACCTGTGATCAACTGTAAGCCTTTCATTTTACACCCGAGGTGCTATCTTTGTATGGACAGTAAATATAAGTGATAGGGCTTTAGAATTTCTAAggctttataaaattatttaatatttattaaaccctTTCTGGCAGCAGATGTGGATGACACTACTCATGAAGAGTGAGAAGCTATTCAggtgtaatttataaaaattacctAATTAGAGCCATTGACAATACATTAGTATAAAGactccagatgagaaaactgacagtatagatataactttaaaaattcattttaaaatactatatactGTAAATCTAGTAATTAAAATGGAAGTAACAAAATATGTTTACCTGAGTCACTGAACTTATCCAATTTGTTGATCAGGTTATTAATATACCTTTACATGTGATCATCTTACGATTCAGGTGTAATTTATAATGCAGGGGCATAGTTCTTTTTGATATTATATAGGAAATTCCAGAGCTAGACAGtataaagtatttattgaaaacaacagtatttaaaacatttacaaagaGTCCCATAGAggattctcaaatattttaaacttaggATGCAGACTGCTATTCATAATGCATAAAGAAAAAGGTGATCTCTAGAGCAACTATGTATCTGcaatataaaagaaacatttacttcAATACTTTCATGTTGAGGAAAACGtcattaaagttattttaattttagtacaCTCACAGTAGGAAGATAATAGTCTGCTTTTACACAGGTCTCCACAATTCCTGTTTTTCCTTTAGATAAATTTGACTTCATAGTCAAGAGACTCATGGTAAAGAAAAGGTTTCAAAATACtcgtatttttgttttcagttcaaTTTCCCCCAAACGTTAAACTATTCTTTATTCCACCTGATGACATTTTTCATGTTTAGCAACATTATATGGTTGTcctctttaaacatttaaaataactagaacATTTTAGCATTATCTCAGGTTTCAAGCTGATGTAGAAGTCAGTTTATACACCTTTGTATCTTACAAATagtgaataaaaacaaagtacaTTCTATATAATGTCTGATATGAATGTAATGAGAAATACACTTACAGTAATAAATTAGCCCTCTTTACCATTTATTCCATGATATAGGAGGCAAACAAAACAATTCCAATACTTAAATATTGATAAAGATGACACATGGCCGTGgggtatatg
Coding sequences within it:
- the RRAGA gene encoding ras-related GTP-binding protein A, with product MPNTAMKKKVLLMGKSGSGKTSMRSIIFANYIARDTRRLGATIDVEHSHVRFLGNLVLNLWDCGGQDTFMENYFTSQRDNIFRNVEVLIYVFDVESRELEKDMHYYQSCLEAILQNSPDAKIFCLVHKMDLVQEDQRDLIFKEREEDLRRLSRPLECACFRTSIWDETLYKAWSSIVYQLIPNVQQLEMNLRNFAQIIEADEVLLFERATFLVISHYQCKEQRDVHRFEKISNIIKQFKLSCSKLAASFQSMEVRNSNFAAFIDIFTSNTYVMVVMSDPSIPSAATLINIRNARKHFEKLERVDGPKHSLLMR